In Solanum pennellii chromosome 3, SPENNV200, a single window of DNA contains:
- the LOC107014369 gene encoding splicing factor-like protein 1, producing MDSQSQSPAVETLDHNSSQNLASHDAQLQASDNSCPNQASEEQKLGEVTLKREIQRPLLSENGLTNTHSGTDRDQSGGEEETSSRRRRRSRWDPPPTELTNDGTGGGDGSGTGRKRKSRWADDEPKPVIQLPDFMKDFTGGIEFDPEIQALNSRLLEISRKLQSGMPLDDRPEGARSPSPEPIYDNMGIRINTREFRAREKLNRERQEIISQIIKKNPAFKPPADYRPPKLQKKLYIPMKEFPGYNFIGLIIGPRGNTQKRMEKETGAKIVIRGKGSIKEGRFQQKGNLKPDPADNEDLHVLVEAENQESVEAAAAMVEKLLQPVDEVLNEHKRQQLKELAALNGTIRDEEFCRLCGEPGHRQYACPSRTTTFKSEVLCKICGDGGHPTIDCPVKNTTGKKMDDEYQNFLTELGGTIPESLTKQSSATLALGAGNSGSNPPWASNNSAGGAGASSHPGLGSSILKPKEFDETNLYIGYLPPTLEDDGLINLFSSFGTIVMAKVIKDRLSGLSKGYGFVKFADVQQANSAITSMNGHRLDGRTIAVRVAGKPPQPAVPPGPVPAMPSYPVPNQSMGTYPSQQYAAGGPIGNDPPGSYPPPGAPVPWGPPVPPPYAQYPPPPPGAAMYPPVAGQPIPPYGMQYPPSIPAASSGAPAQTVSSGENQQTFTSPGEAQQSYPPEMQSQNVYGNSVTTMPPNAQPAYPTSSYSYPSYYGVAPPPPPPSASHSNGNHSQGMSNVPWAPNPPTHAPPSSAEKHAYGADAEYEKFMSEMKS from the coding sequence ATGGATTCCCAATCTCAATCTCCCGCAGTTGAAACCCTAGATCACAACTCATCACAAAACCTAGCTTCCCATGATGCCCAGCTTCAGGCGTCTGATAATTCCTGTCCAAATCAAGCATCAGAGGAGCAAAAACTCGGTGAAGTCACTCTGAAGCGCGAGATTCAGAGGCCGTTATTGTCGGAAAACGGATTGACAAACACTCACAGCGGCACCGACAGGGATCAATCAGGCGGTGAGGAAGAAACTAGCAGTAGAAGGAGACGGAGGAGCCGTTGGGATCCACCTCCCACTGAATTAACCAATGATGGGACCGGCGGCGGTGATGGAAGTGGGACTGGAAGAAAGAGGAAGTCGAGGTGGGCTGACGATGAGCCCAAACCCGTTATTCAATTGCCGGATTTCATGAAAGATTTCACTGGAGGTATTGAATTTGATCCTGAAATTCAAGCTCTTAATAGTAGATTACTTGAAATTAGTAGGAAATTGCAATCGGGTATGCCCTTGGATGATAGACCTGAAGGTGCTAGGTCGCCTTCGCCTGAACCTATATATGATAATATGGGAATTCGTATAAACACCAGGGAGTTTCGCGCACGAGAAAAGTTGAATAGGGAGAGACAAGAGATTATATCACAAATCATTAAGAAGAACCCTGCTTTTAAACCTCCTGCTGATTATAGGCCTCCTAAGCTTCAAAAGAAGCTCTACATTCCCATGAAGGAGTTCCCTGGTTATAATTTTATTGGGCTGATTATTGGTCCAAGAGGGAATACTCAGAAGAGGATGGAAAAGGAGACGGGAGCAAAGATTGTAATTCGAGGCAAAGGGTCTATCAAGGAGGGTAGGTTCCAGCAAAAGGGGAATTTGAAACCTGACCCTGCTGACAATGAAGATTTACATGTGTTGGTGGAAGCTGAGAACCAGGAGTCCGTTGAAGCTGCTGCCGCTATGGTGGAGAAGCTCTTGCAGCCTGTTGATGAAGTGCTCAATGAACATAAGAGGCAACAACTTAAGGAACTTGCTGCTTTGAATGGAACAATTAGAGATGAGGAGTTTTGTAGGCTATGTGGTGAACCAGGGCATAGGCAGTATGCATGTCCTTCTCGCACCACCACCTTTAAGAGTGAAGTTCTCTGTAAAATATGTGGTGATGGGGGACATCCTACTATCGATTGTCCAGTGAAAAATACTACCGGCAAGAAAATGGATGATGAGTACCAGAATTTTCTGACAGAGTTGGGAGGTACTATTCCTGAATCATTAACAAAGCAAAGCTCAGCAACGCTAGCTCTAGGCGCGGGAAACTCAGGAAGCAATCCTCCTTGGGCAAGCAATAACAGTGCTGGTGGTGCTGGTGCCAGTTCACATCCTGGCTTAGGGTCAAGCATACTAAAGCCAAAGGAGTTTGACGAGACAAACTTGTACATAGGTTACTTGCCACCTACTCTTGAAGATGACGGTTTGATCAATTTATTCTCTTCATTTGGTACCATTGTGATGGCTAAAGTTATAAAGGATCGTCTAAGTGGTCTGAGTAAAGGTTATGGATTCGTTAAGTTTGCGGATGTTCAACAAGCTAATAGTGCTATAACTAGCATGAATGGCCACCGTCTTGATGGAAGAACCATTGCTGTGAGAGTTGCAGGTAAGCCGCCTCAGCCTGCTGTGCCTCCAGGACCTGTTCCGGCAATGCCTTCATACCCGGTTCCTAATCAGAGCATGGGGACATATCCGTCCCAGCAGTATGCAGCTGGTGGTCCCATTGGCAATGATCCTCCTGGTAGCTATCCCCCACCTGGTGCTCCAGTTCCATGGGGACCACCTGTGCCTCCGCCATATGCCCAGTACCCACCTCCTCCTCCTGGAGCAGCCATGTATCCTCCTGTCGCAGGTCAACCCATCCCTCCATATGGAATGCAGTATCCTCCTTCAATTCCAGCAGCATCTTCTGGTGCCCCTGCTCAGACTGTTTCTTCTGGTGAAAACCAACAAACTTTCACATCTCCTGGTGAGGCACAACAAAGCTATCCTCCTGAAATGCAATCTCAGAATGTGTATGGTAACTCTGTCACAACAATGCCACCTAATGCTCAGCCTGCATATCCAACATCATCATACAGCTATCCATCTTATTATGGTGTCGCACCACCACCCCCTCCTCCATCTGCATCCCACTCCAATGGGAACCATTCACAGGGTATGAGTAATGTTCCCTGGGCTCCAAATCCACCAACTCATGCACCTCCATCATCAGCGGAGAAGCATGCCTATGGTGCGGATGCAGAATATGAAAAGTTCATGTCAGAAATGAAGTCATGA